A stretch of the Corylus avellana chromosome ca6, CavTom2PMs-1.0 genome encodes the following:
- the LOC132183771 gene encoding alcohol dehydrogenase encodes MSSTAGQVIRCKAAVAWEAEKPLVIEEVEVAPPQVDEVRIRILYTALCHTDVFFWEAKGQNPLFPRIFGHEAGGIVESVGEGVKDLKPGDHVLPVFTGECKECAHCKSEESNLCELLRINTDRGVMLSDGKSRFSINGKPIYHFLGTSSFSEYTVVHVGCVVKINPLAPLDKVCILSCGISTGLGATLNVAKPKKGSTVAVFGLGAVGLAAAEGARISGASRIIGIDLHPDRIEEAKKFGVTEFVNPKDHKKPIQEVIAEMTDGGVDRSVECTGNVEAMISAFECVHDGWGLAVIVGVPRKDAVFKTNPVNFLNGRTLKGTFFGNYKPRSDLPSVVEKYMNKELEVEKFITHHVSFADINKAFEYMLNGQGLRCIIRLDE; translated from the exons ATGTCAAGCACTGCTGGGCAGGTCATACGTTGTAAAG CTGCTGTTGCATGGGAAGCAGAGAAGCCGCTTGTGATTGAAGAAGTGGAGGTGGCACCGCCACAAGTAGATGAAGTTCGTATAAGGATTCTCTATACCGCTCTGTGCCATACCGATGTTTTCTTCTGGGAAGCCAAG GGACAGAACCCTTTGTTTCCAAGAATCTTTGGCCATGAGGCAGGAGG GATCGTGGAGAGTGTTGGTGAGGGCGTGAAGGATCTGAAACCAGGCGATCATGTCCTCCCAGTGTTCACTGGGGAATGCAAAGAATGTGCACACTGTAAATCAGAAGAAAGCAACCTGTGTGAGCTTCTGAGGATAAATACTGACAGGGGGGTGATGCTGAGTGATGGAAAATCTAGATTTTCAATCAATGGAAAACCCATTTACCATTTTCTTGGGACTTCCAGCTTCAGTGAGTACACAGTGGTTCACGTAGGCTGTGTTGTCAAGATCAATCCATTGGCTCCTCTTGACAAAGTTTGTATTCTCAGTTGTGGAATCTCCACAG GCCTTGGTGCCACTCTGAATGTTGCAAAACCGAAAAAAGGCTCGACAGTGGCTGTCTTTGGATTGGGAGCTGTAGGCCTTGCT GCTGCTGAGGGGGCCAGGATTTCTGGGGCTTCAAGAATTATTGGTATTGATCTACATCCGGATAGAATTGAAGAAG CAAAAAAGTTTGGTGTGACTGAGTTTGTGAACCCAAAAGACCACAAGAAACCAATTCAAGAG GTGATAGCAGAGATGACAGACGGAGGAGTGGACAGAAGCGTGGAGTGCACAGGAAATGTTGAGGCCATGATTTCTGCATTTGAATGTGTTCATGAT GGTTGGGGGCTCGCCGTTATTGTGGGTGTGCCTCGCAAAGATGCTGTCTTTAAGACAAACCCCGTAAACTTTTTGAATGGGAGGACTCTCAAGGGTACCTTTTTTGGTAACTACAAGCCTCGCTCTGATCTTCCCTCGGTGGTGGAGAAATACATGAACAAG GAACTTGAAGTGGAGAAGTTCATCACCCATCATGTCTCTTTCGCGGATATAAACAAGGCCTTTGAGTACATGCTGAATGGACAAGGCCTTCGGTGCATCATCCGTTTGGACGAATAG
- the LOC132183642 gene encoding auxin efflux carrier component 6 produces MISGNDFYNVMCAMVPLYFAMLVAYSSVKWWKIFTPEQCSGINRFVAVFAVPVLSFHFISQNNPYQMDTKFILADTFSKVLVLVSLSVWAIFFRGGLDWLITLFSVATLPNTLVMGIPLLQAMYGDFTQSLMVQLVVLQCIIWYTLLLFLFEYRAATLLIQTQFPGSAAATISKFELDDDVISLDGRDPLRTESELDPNGRTIRVRIRRSTSSAADNHSTLSPSIIITPRASNLSNAEIFSVNTPPPLLPHDIAFGNAELALGYRSASPRQSGYASSDAYSLQPTPRASNFNELETTTATTAANTPVWSRSPVAGRVFRQPSPAFSGVKMMWDSPGKFAQGERQGCKDVMGAGKEISFRDSTKIQMPEEEAAGGQEMPHAFVILRLILIVVGRKLSRNPNTYSSVLGLLWSLISFKWNVGMPSLVKYSIKIISDAGLGMAMFSLGLFMALQPRIIACGTKRATMGMVIRFLCGPILMSAASVAVGLRGEKLHAAIVQAALPQGIVPFVFAREYGLHPDILSTGVIFGMLVSLPVTLLYYIFLGL; encoded by the exons atgatAAGTGGAAATGATTTCTACAATGTCATGTGTGCGATGGTTCCTCTATATTTTGCAATGCTGGTAGCATACAGCTCAGTGAAATGGTGGAAGATATTCACGCCGGAGCAGTGCTCCGGTATAAACCGGTTCGTCGCCGTGTTCGCGGTTCCGGTGCTGTCGTTCCACTTCATATCTCAGAACAATCCGTACCAAATGGACACCAAGTTCATACTGGCCGACACGTTTTCTAAGGTTCTAGTCCTTGTTTCGCTGTCGGTGTGGGCTATCTTCTTTAGAGGTGGGTTGGATTGGCTGATCACTCTTTTCTCGGTTGCCACCTTGCCCAACACGCTTGTCATGGGCATTCCTTTGCTTCAAGCCATGTACGGGGATTTCACTCAGAGCCTCATGGTGCAACTGGTTGTGCTTCAATGCATCATTTG GTACACACTCTTGCTCTTCCTCTTCGAATACAGAGCCGCCACCCTCCTAATCCAAACGCAGTTTCCAGGATCCGCCGCTGCCACCATATCCAAGTTCGAGCTTGATGACGACGTGATCTCCCTCGACGGACGTGATCCTCTACGCACCGAGTCCGAGCTCGACCCCAACGGCCGGACCATCAGGGTGCGCATCCGACGGTCCACGTCCTCCGCCGCTGACAACCACTCAACGCTCTCCCCTTCCATAATCATCACCCCGAGAGCCTCCAACCTCTCCAACGCCGAAATCTTCTCCGTCAACACCCCTCCACCGCTACTCCCACATGACATCGCATTCGGGAACGCAGAGCTCGCCCTCGGCTACCGCTCGGCGAGCCCTCGGCAATCTGGGTACGCGTCTTCGGACGCCTACTCGCTCCAGCCTACTCCACGCGCCTCGAACTTCAACGAGCTGGAAACTACCACGGCCACCACGGCGGCGAACACGCCTGTATGGTCGAGGTCCCCAGTGGCCGGTAGGGTTTTTCGGCAGCCGTCTCCTGCTTTCTCAGGGGTGAAGATGATGTGGGACTCGCCGGGAAAGTTTGCTCAGGGAGAGAGACAAGGGTGCAAGGATGTCATGGGTGCAG GGAAAGAAATTAGCTTCAGAGACAGCACCAAAATTCAAATGCCGGAGGAGGAGGCCGCCGGTGGTCAGGAAATGCCACATGCCTTTGTCATCCTCAGGCTTATACTCATCGTGGTTGGACGGAAGCTTTCTCGCAACCCAAACACATACTCAAGTGTGTTAGGCCTTTTGTGGTCTCTAATCTCGTTCAA ATGGAATGTAGGGATGCCGAGTTTGGTGAAATACTCGATAAAAATAATCTCAGATGCTGGTCTTGGGATGGCAATGTTTAGCTTAg GGTTGTTCATGGCCCTCCAGCCACGGATTATTGCTTGTGGGACAAAAAGGGCAACAATGGGGATGGTGATCCGGTTCCTTTGTGGACCCATATTAATGTCAGCTGCATCGGTTGCTGTTGGATTAAGAGGTGAAAAACTACATGCTGCCATTGTACAG GCAGCTCTTCCACAAGGGATTGTACCATTTGTCTTTGCAAGGGAATATGGATTGCACCCCGACATTTTGAGTACAGG GGTTATCTTTGGAATGCTAGTTTCATTACCTGTAACCCTCCTCTACTACATCTTTCTAGGCCTATGA